A portion of the Candidatus Neomarinimicrobiota bacterium genome contains these proteins:
- the msrA gene encoding peptide-methionine (S)-S-oxide reductase MsrA — MMKLTALSAVLLLAACDAYGESQAQQPGAEQVKAESVDPLAQATFGSGCFWCTEAVFERLDGVVGVVSGYSGGHKKNPKYRQVTSGRSGHAEVSQIEYDPAIISYDDLLDMFWKSHDPTSLNRQGADVGTQYRSVIFFHDDEQRELAEASKRKLAASGYFRSPIVTAI, encoded by the coding sequence ATGATGAAATTGACGGCACTGAGTGCGGTGCTGTTGTTGGCGGCCTGCGACGCCTATGGAGAGAGCCAGGCCCAGCAGCCGGGTGCTGAACAGGTGAAGGCAGAATCGGTGGACCCCTTGGCGCAGGCCACATTTGGTAGTGGCTGTTTCTGGTGTACGGAGGCCGTATTTGAACGGCTCGATGGGGTTGTAGGAGTTGTCTCGGGCTACTCAGGTGGTCACAAGAAAAACCCGAAATACCGGCAGGTCACATCCGGCCGGTCGGGTCACGCGGAAGTCAGCCAGATCGAGTACGACCCGGCGATCATCAGTTATGACGACCTCTTAGATATGTTCTGGAAGAGCCATGACCCCACCTCACTTAACCGGCAGGGGGCGGATGTTGGTACGCAATACCGTTCGGTCATCTTCTTTCACGATGATGAGCAGCGCGAGCTGGCGGAGGCATCGAAGCGGAAACTGGCCGCTTCCGGCTACTTTAGAAGTCCCATCGTGACGGCCATCGA